The nucleotide sequence GCAGCCGGCCAATGCCAACCGTTATCTTGTCAACAGGGCTGGCGTAAGGTTCCGGAAATACGACCTGGTGGTCTACCGCAGCAAAGCCGGCAGGGTGGTCAAGGGGTATATCAATACCCTGTTCAGCCGCGGCGCGGTGCGTATAACCGACTACAGCGGCAAGGAACTGTATGCTGGTGCCAGTATCAACAAACTGAAGAAACTTCAAAACACGGATACTTTGATATGGGAGGTGGCCTGACGGCGCTTCCTCCCACGGTACGAGACCGTGGGTTCCCGCGCCGTCGGATTTTTATGGAAAGTATAGGCATAGTTAAAGTTGACGAAAACGACCCGCGCTTGGCGGAATTGATGAAAGACCTGGACGCATTGGGTGCGCAGGTCAGCAGCGGCAACAAGCCTGCTGCTTCAAAGTTAGCGGACGAGATAGCTGAACGCCTGAATGTTCTGCCTGTTCTGGTCGTCCAGGCAGGGTTCAGGCAGTGTATGCTGGGCAAGCGCCCGGAAGCTGCCGTATATCTTCTGGGGCTGAGCGACATGGCCAAAGCGATGTTTGAACAGCTTGCGGCTGATCCGGACTGTGGTCCTGGCGAAGCAATGGGGGTCATACTGGCCCTGATGCAGGAAATTGCCCGGCAGAACAGCATTGGAAAGGTGGGTGTGGTATGAAAATTCTTGTTGCCACCACAGAAACCCAGGGTCAGCGCAAAAGCGATTTTTGCTTCGTCCCGGAAGGGGAAATTGTCACGTTCGGTTTTGAATGTGACAGTGACAAAGACAATATAGACGGCGGTTGTGGTTGCCGCAGGTCGATGGTTGGCATCGACTGTCTTAGGGCAACCACAACCTGCAAGGTTGCCGATGTTCGGCTAACTAAAAGACAGTATATACAGAAAATCCAGGCCAGCCTGAACAAGAGCGGGTTTGGCCGGATAATCGACACGAAGAAAGAAGCAGAAGAACTGCTTCGCATTGCAAACTGCTTCCCTGTCGGGGCGGTGGTTGAAAAACGGGGCAGTGTTTTTCAGGTCAGAAAATAACATTTTAAACCCCCTCAAAGTTGTTTTGAGGGGGTTTAAAAATGCCGTTTTTTAATACAACACAACCATATAAATTGCTATAATATGTTGTATAAAAAGCCCCTGTTTTTTGAACTACCAACGCCAAAAATCCAACAACCCTTACAGCGGCAAGGGATAGCGGCTGTTTTGCCAATACAACAAAATTTATATTATGTTGTATTGGCAAGCAGGAAAAATGAGGAGAAATGTAGAAGAAAATATTGGTAAAAAGATAATTATTTGTACAATGCGTCGAAAAAAACTCCTTTTTTTGAATACCGTTAAACCGATTTGTGAAATGGTTTTAACGTGCGGTTTTGGGGAAGTGAAATCGTGTTAGATAGCCAAAATTTATCACAACTAAGAAAGCTTATGAGCAAATGTATGGAGAATGACATGGTTCTTCTTGATACACTTAGGAGAGAAATTAGTGTATTAAATGGAGAAGTGCGTAGAATTGTTCCGAGAAATTCTACATCTATTTCCCTTGTTGGCACAGATGGAGGAAATAACAAGTTGAAATTCGATCCTTTTTTTGTTCAAGTGATAAGGGTTGTTGATTCAAGTAACAACGAATATTATATGGACGTTATTACACCTACAACTAAAGTTGAAGAACTTAACCGGAGAATTTTTGAAGATAATGAAAGCAAACTTAATTCATTGAAAAAGATGATGGAGTATCTTGGAGTTGACAATATTACGAAGCTAAGTCCAATGATAAAATATAACTCGCCGGATAAGCCTATTAGCCCTAGTTGGGTCCAAGTTTATAGGGAACTGGTTGAATGGGCAACGCTTTTTGCGGTAGTCCGAGAGAAAGATTTTGGGACTGATACCTTAATTCTTTTTGACGGGCTGCTAAGAAGTAAGGTTTTTGCGGGTGATTTATTTGCTAAATATAGAAGAGGCTTAGAAGAGGGCATACAGAAGCAGTTTGAACGAAATCGCAGGAGAATTTACATTGCCGGACTTGCCAAGCATAGTAAGGTACTGGAAAGATATCGTTTGGCTATGCACATTGAGAATATAATGACAGTTAATTATCCTTGTTACGTTGAAATTCCGAGAAGTATTGAAGAGAAAGCATACGTTTGGTCAGAATATGCTAGGGGCGATGATATTATTAGTGAAGGGACGGAAGTTAATAAGTTTGTTGCTGGCAAAATGTTTTTTGTAAAGTTTGGATCTGGGAAACAAGATCCGGTATGGGCTGTAGATATTTTGTTAAGTCAGGCGAGAGAAGCTCAGCAGATTATTGGGTGTTTGTTAGCTGATGCAGTAAACGGCTTTCCTATTCCGTTCTATCCCTTGAGTCTTCAGAAGGCCCATGAAAACGCTGCATTAATTGATTTTGATATGAATATTATTCAAGACGAGATATTGAACGCTTTAAGGATATCACTTGGGCCTGATTCCGATAAAATTGATATTTTTAGGTTTGTAGACACAGATCCATCGATTAACAGATATTGAGAGGGATGAAGCACAATGCCAATTGACAATCTTTTTCCGAGAGAACAAATTGTAGGTGTTTTTAGAGGGTTTACCGAAGGTGGCATGGAATTTCATGCAGATTTGGTTTTACCATACAGAAACGATTTTCAGAATATACCAATGCATGGACAGTTTTTGCTTGTACAGCTTGAATCTCCAGAAGAGGCAGTTTTAGGTCGTATAACTTCGGTTTCTTCCGAAGGCAAGCTTTCTTCAGGTGTTGGTGAGGATTATAACCTTAGAGCTATAAGGGATAATAGGCCTATTCCTGAAGATTTAAGGGAGCAATATTTGAAGTATAAAATTAACATCCGTGTTCTTGGAAGTTTAAGGTTAGTGAATGGGACAATTGTTTTTGTGCCTTCTCACAGACGAATTCCACATGTGGGTAGTCCCGTTGCTTTTCCGTCTAATGAGGTACTTAAAGAGATTGCTGGACATAATGAGACGGGTGCTGAACTCGGTTTTTTTGCACTCGGAGAATATATATATGCGGGTGATAATACGCAATTCAGGGATAGTAAAAAAGATTGGATGCAAGTCAAACACCCTGAAATATCAGTTAAATTTCCTGTTGAAAATTTAGTTTCTCGTAGGTCATTTATATTTGCTCGCGCTGGTTTTGGAAAGTCAAACCTCAACAAACTTTTATTCAGCAGACTCTATAGAAGTACACCAACAGTTGAAAAAAGAGGCGGCAGAAAAGTACCGGTAGGAACTATTATCTTTGATCGAGATGGCGA is from Thermincola ferriacetica and encodes:
- a CDS encoding DUF7715 family protein, with amino-acid sequence MKILVATTETQGQRKSDFCFVPEGEIVTFGFECDSDKDNIDGGCGCRRSMVGIDCLRATTTCKVADVRLTKRQYIQKIQASLNKSGFGRIIDTKKEAEELLRIANCFPVGAVVEKRGSVFQVRK